The following are encoded together in the Gasterosteus aculeatus chromosome 7, fGasAcu3.hap1.1, whole genome shotgun sequence genome:
- the wscd1b gene encoding sialate:O-sulfotransferase 1, with the protein MATPHYRLQCLLKRAQMLLLGLGIAYLMAGSILLLQRSSVRVAQPNLAGLPPLLALAAPPTVLRAWFGPGVRARSRWAAAAAVQPASGGGTKAGRQWPASQSLGVQHLHRQWFHSLLPESPEQRVPLHRSSKHKGTYMGCYLHNASDRALGGTMLYDLRKMTSSLCQDTCSESGYQFAGLEFGADCHCGNRISSTRAPEEDCGLVCRGERGSPCGGVGRLSIYKVDGQLPGHRKFRNVHYRGCFKLTKSTIRTFPIDSFQPNLTTQSCIETCTDKELPLAVFKKPHCFCTWTPSLFSLNQQSDNQQCVEQTGLNHTGNSTAVAPTELAHYQVYHTPVLDSMCKERMFLPQRSSSLVALSSFPGAGNTWVRHLIELVTGYYTGSFYFDGTLYNRGFKGEKDYWKSGRSICVKTHESGQKEIEMFDSSILLIRNPYRSLVAEFNRKCAGHLGHATDAQWKSKEWPEFVSSYAPWWASHALSWLKFGRRLLVVHYEELQRALLPQLRVITAFLNATITEERLLCAQSNQDGHFKRSGASSFDPFTPDMRRMIDPLIRSVDQALHSRNFSGLPQEYLPR; encoded by the exons ATGGCGACGCCTCACTACAGGCTGCAATGCCTCTTGAAGCGCGCTCAAATGCTGCTGCTAGGCCTGGGAATTGCTTATCTCATGGCGGGCAGCATCTTGCTCCTGCAGCGCTCCAGTGTCAGGGTGGCCCAGCCCAACCTCGCCGGCCTGCCACCCCTGCTGGCCCTGGCTGCGCCCCCCACTGTCCTCAGGGCCTGGTTTGGCCCGGGCGTGAGGGCCCGCTCCAGATGGGCCGCCGCTGCTGCGGTTCAGCCCGCGTCCGGAGGGGGAACCAAGGCGGGGCGGCAGTGGCCTGCTTCCCAAAGCCTGGGGGTACAACACTTGCACCGCCAGTGGTTTCACAGTCTGCTGCCAGAGAGCCCAGAGCAGAGAGTCCCTCTCCACAGGAGCAGCAAACATAAAG GAACGTACATGGGCTGCTATCTGCACAACGCCAGCGATCGAGCGCTGGGAGGAACCATGCTTTATGACCTGCGCAAAATGACCAGCTCTCTGTGTCAAGACACCTGCTCCGAAAG cGGGTACCAGTTTGCAGGTCTGGAGTTTGGAGCCGACTGCCACTGCGGGAACCGAATCAGTAGCACGCGGGCCCCGGAGGAAGACTGCGGTCTGGTGTgccggggtgagaggggatcTCCCTGTGGAGGCGTGGGCCGACTCTCCATTTACAAAGTGGACGGGCAGCTGCCAGGTCACAGAAAAT TCAGAAATGTTCACTACCGCGGTTGCTTCAAGTTGACAAAGAGCACCATCAGAACCTTCCCCATCGATTCCTTTCAGCCCAACCTCACCACGCAGTCCTGCATCGAGACCTGCACAGACAAG GAGCTCCCGCTGGCTGTGTTCAAGAAGCCCCACTGCTTCTGTACGTGGACGCCGTCTCTTTTTAGTCTCAACCAGCAGTCCGACAACCAGCAGTGTGTGGAGCAAACTGGGCTCAATCACACCGGCAACTCCACAGCCGTGGCGCCCACTGAGCTCGCCCACTACCAGGTGTATCACACACCTGTGCTTG ACTCCATGTGCAAAGAGAGGATGTTTCTGCCACAGAGATCCAGCTCCCTGGTGGCCCTTTCTAGTTTTCCCGGTGCAGGCAACACCTGGGTGAGACACCTGATCGAGCTCGTGACCGGCTACTACACCGGCAGCTTCTATTTTGACGGCACCCTCTACAACAGAG GTTTCAAAGGGGAGAAGGACTACTGGAAGAGCGGCCGCAGCATCTGCGTGAAGACCCACGAGAGCGGTCAGAAGGAGATTGAGATGTTTGATTCTTCCATCCTGCTGATTCGAAACCCGTACCGCTCCCTTGTGGCAGAGTTTAACCGCAAGTGTGCCGGACATCTAGGCCACGCCACAGACGCACAGTGGAAAAGCAAAG AATGGCCAGAATTTGTCTCCAGCTACGCCCCCTGGTGGGCGTCCCATGCTCTCAGCTGGCTGAAGTTCGGACGGCGCCTGCTGGTGGTGCATtacgaggagctgcagagggcccttcTCCCTCAGCTGCGTGTCATCACAGCCTTCCTGAACGCCACCATCACAGAGGAGAGGCTGCTTTGTGCCCAGAGCAACCAGGACGGCCATTTTAAACGCTCGGGGGCCTCCTCCTTTGACCCGTTCACTCCCGACATGAGACGGATGATCGACCCCTTGATTCGTTCTGTTGACCAAGCTCTGCATAGCAGGAACTTTAGTGGACTTCCACAGGAGTACCTTCCCAGATGA